A stretch of Arthrobacter sunyaminii DNA encodes these proteins:
- a CDS encoding flavin-containing monooxygenase, giving the protein MSSNNTASRDVVVVGAGFAGLYTTIHARRAGLNVLGIEAGSDVGGTWYWNRYPGARCDVESIDYSYSFDEDLQQQWRWSERYATQPEILRYLSHVADRFDVRRDYRFDTKVAGARWDEDAQVWHISTSAGDTVTARWLVMATGSLSQPNLPDLPGRDSFAGAVYLTANWPAEGVDFTGLRVGVVGTGSSGVQSIPLIADQAAELTVFQRSANYSVPAYNRPLADEEWQQVLEEYPRRRKESWNSAAGSPWGSYSVPYENLAPEEREQVLAESWTRGGVLYGKAFERQTIDTEINDAARVYFERRLRNIVRDEDLARDLTPTDHPIGTKRICTDSGYFETYTRPNVHLVNLRRDPITAITPGGVQTESGFHALDAIVYATGFDALTGALTAIDIIGRHGRTVRDAWKDGAQTYLGIGVPGFPNLLTLNGPGSPSVLSNMALGSEQQGSYALRLILHAAEHGYSSVEARSDAAAAWTAHLGEVAGKTLFADAPSWYAGANIPGKPRTFMPYLGGFHTYTARLDEVAGNGYPGFVFSEN; this is encoded by the coding sequence ATGAGCAGCAACAACACCGCCAGCCGCGACGTCGTCGTCGTGGGCGCAGGTTTTGCCGGCCTGTACACAACCATTCATGCCCGGCGGGCCGGGCTGAACGTTCTTGGCATCGAGGCCGGCAGTGACGTCGGCGGAACCTGGTACTGGAACCGCTATCCCGGGGCACGCTGCGACGTGGAAAGCATCGACTACTCGTATTCCTTTGACGAGGACCTGCAGCAGCAGTGGCGCTGGAGCGAGCGTTACGCCACGCAGCCCGAGATCCTGCGCTACCTCAGCCACGTTGCCGACAGGTTTGATGTGCGCCGGGACTACCGCTTCGACACCAAGGTTGCCGGTGCACGCTGGGACGAGGACGCTCAGGTGTGGCACATCTCCACCAGCGCCGGTGACACCGTCACGGCCCGATGGCTGGTCATGGCGACCGGGAGTTTGTCCCAGCCGAACCTTCCGGATCTTCCCGGCCGTGATTCCTTCGCCGGCGCCGTGTACCTGACAGCGAACTGGCCGGCCGAAGGCGTGGACTTCACCGGCCTCCGTGTCGGCGTCGTGGGAACCGGCTCCTCCGGCGTGCAGTCGATCCCGCTGATTGCCGATCAGGCCGCGGAGCTGACCGTGTTCCAGCGCAGCGCCAATTACAGTGTTCCCGCCTACAACCGTCCCCTCGCAGACGAGGAATGGCAGCAGGTACTCGAGGAGTACCCCCGCCGCCGGAAGGAGTCCTGGAACAGTGCGGCGGGGAGCCCCTGGGGATCCTATTCGGTTCCCTACGAGAATCTGGCCCCGGAGGAACGTGAGCAGGTCCTGGCCGAGAGTTGGACGCGCGGCGGCGTGCTCTACGGCAAGGCCTTTGAACGCCAGACAATCGACACGGAAATCAATGATGCGGCGCGCGTCTACTTTGAACGCCGGCTCCGGAACATCGTGCGGGATGAGGATCTGGCCCGAGACCTCACGCCGACGGACCATCCCATCGGCACAAAGCGCATTTGCACGGATTCCGGGTACTTCGAGACCTATACCCGGCCGAATGTACACCTGGTGAATCTTCGCCGGGACCCGATCACCGCCATCACGCCCGGGGGCGTTCAGACGGAGTCCGGGTTCCACGCGTTGGATGCGATTGTCTACGCGACGGGTTTCGATGCGCTCACCGGCGCACTGACCGCCATCGACATCATTGGCCGGCACGGACGCACCGTACGCGACGCCTGGAAGGACGGTGCACAGACCTATCTGGGTATCGGAGTTCCCGGCTTTCCGAACCTGCTCACATTGAACGGACCAGGCAGCCCCAGCGTGCTCTCCAACATGGCGCTCGGTTCCGAGCAGCAGGGATCCTATGCGCTCCGGCTCATCCTGCACGCGGCCGAGCACGGGTACTCGTCGGTCGAAGCGCGCAGCGACGCGGCCGCCGCGTGGACGGCGCATCTGGGCGAGGTTGCCGGGAAGACGCTGTTTGCCGACGCGCCGTCATGGTACGCCGGGGCGAACATCCCCGGCAAGCCGCGCACTTTCATGCCCTACCTCGGCGGCTTCCACACCTACACCGCCCGCCTCGACGAAGTGGCCGGAAACGGGTACCCCGGGTTTGTGTTCAGTGAAAACTGA